The Staphylococcus haemolyticus region GCACTTAAGGGGTTCAAATCATCTGAAGTTCATTGCGTTGAAGCGATTAAAGAATATCAGAATCCCAATGTACAATATTTGGCGAATAAGCTATTTATGACAAGAGGTGCAATTAGTAAATTAACAAAACGTTTGCAGCAAAAAGGTTTAATTGAAAGTTTTAAAAGTAAAGACAATAAAAAAGAAATATATTTTAAGTTAACTACACAGGGTGAAAGCGTTTATCAAATTCACTCTGAATTACATGAAACGTTTCAAAAAAGAGATCAAAGTGTTTTTGACAGCATGACAGAAGATGAATTTAACAATATGATGACCTTCATTAATAGGTATAATCAACATTTGGATCAACTAATCGAACAAGAGCATCGATCATTATAAGAGATTAAACTTAAAAACTCGCTTACAGGTTAAGCGAGTTTATATGTTATATATTGTTGACAAGGAAACAAAAAGAGAGTGTATTTTGTTGACGTGGAAACAATATATAGGAGGCACATATGTCAAAATTAAATGATAGTCAA contains the following coding sequences:
- a CDS encoding MarR family transcriptional regulator produces the protein MTNNKEEILMSSFRDLFNKIGWLNKDKMEQALKGFKSSEVHCVEAIKEYQNPNVQYLANKLFMTRGAISKLTKRLQQKGLIESFKSKDNKKEIYFKLTTQGESVYQIHSELHETFQKRDQSVFDSMTEDEFNNMMTFINRYNQHLDQLIEQEHRSL